The Dokdonia sp. 4H-3-7-5 genomic interval TTAACTGCTTTTTGCAATGTTTCTGCAGATGTTGCATAGCGATAATTTGCAGTTTTTAAGCCAAGGTCTTTAGCCGCTAAGTCGCGTATAGATTTGCGATTCATTGTGAAGTTAGCAGCTTTTGCACTTGGGATTACTGTATATCCCTGCTTTTCATATTCATAAAAACGCTCTGTGCGAATTGCCTCTATTTCTGGAACGATAAAATCAGGTTTATGCTTCTCGACTAGTCTATCTAGAGCGTCGCCATCTAGCATATTTATCACCTCGCGACCATCTGCTACTTGCATTGCAGGAGCATTATCATAACTATCTACAGCAATTACAGTTTGACCAAGGCGTTGTGCTGCAATTACAAATTCCTTTCCCAGTTCTCCTGAGCCTAGTAATACTATCTTTTTATTCATAATGTTTTGCTTTCGCACTTTGGCAAGCTCCGTGTAAACTTCACTTGCTTGAAAGTTGTATTATTTACTTTCTTCTATCCAACCATTAATTTTTTCCTCAAGTAGTGCAAGTGGGATACATCCTGTCTCAAGTACTTCTTTATGAAACTCCCTGATATCAAATTTTTCACCTAATTCTTGGGTTGCTTTTGTGCGCAACTCTCTGATTTTAAGTTGACCAATTTTATAAGAAAGCGCTTGTCCCGGATTTGCCATATAGCGCTCAATTTCTGATGTGATACCTGCTTCGCTTTCTGCTTCATTTTCTAGACAATAAGCAATCGCTTTCTCGCGGCTCCATCCTTTAGTGTGGATTCCTGTATCTACCACAAGTCTAACTGCGCGGTGCATCTCAGCTCCCAGTGTTCCAAAATATTGATAAGGATCTGTATAAAGTCCTAGCTCTTTACCAAGCGATTCTGTATACAATGCCCAGCCTTCACCATATGCGCTATACCATAATGTTTTTCTAAACTGTGGTAGTGTCTCGCTTTCTTGTGTTAGAGAAACCTGGAAGTGGTGTCCAGGGACAGCTTCATGTAAAAATAATGACTCGTCTGAGTATACATTATATGTACTAGCATCTGGTATAGGTGTGTAAAAAATACCTGGTCGAGTTCCATCAAGCGATCCAGGATTATACTCTGCACTTGCAGAGTTCTCTCTAAATGCTTCTGTCTGTCTCACTTCAAAAGCCGTCTTAGGTTGTACACTAAAAAGTAAATCTACTTGAGGCTTTATAGTCTCATGCATTGCATTAAAATTTGCAATAATTTCTTCTGGGGTAGTGTACGGCATTAGCTTTTTGTTAGTGCGTACATCATCAAAAAAAGCTTTTAAGTCTCCTTTAAAGCCAACTTGCTCTTTTACTTTTTCCATCTCCGTACGTATGCGAGTAACCTCGCTCAGTCCGAGTTGGTGTATCTCGTCTGCACTCATTGTAGTAGTAGTGTAAAGTTTGATAGCATAGTCATAATAATCGCTACCTGCAGGCAAATCACTATAGCCAGAGCTATCACGACCAGCAGCTAGGTACTCATTTTGTAAAAAGTCACGCATCTTTGCATAGGCAGGGATTACTTTGCCTTCTATCATGGCAATGTAATCTGTGCGTAAAGTGTTTTTATCTTCTTCTGTTATTCCTTCTGGAAAGTTTGCTACGGGCTTGTAAAACAAGTGATTTTCTACAGTTGCTTCCGTCATAGCATCCATTTGTGGGATGATTTTTTTAATAAGCGACTTAGGAAGTACGTAGTCTTCTGTCATTCCTTGACGCATATTTTGCTCTGAACTGTTGAGCCAGATAAGGTATTCGTCTACACGTGTTTGCCAGTTTCGATAATCTTCTACAGTGTTAAATGGTTGAGCACTCGCTCCACTCGCAAGTTGGCCAAACATAAGATGTGGAGACCACATCTGGTCTATAGGAGTAAGGTCTTTTTTAAACTCCATACCTTCTAGATTGATCGCAATATCCCAGAGTAATACCTCTTTACTCATCTTCTCTGTGTCCGTAAGGTCACTGTCGTTAAACTGCTGGATAGAGTCACGGTACGAACTATAATAAGTCTTTACTGCATCCTTATGAGATTGAGATAATGCATCTGGAAATTTGTCATTATATCTATTATCACCAGACATCGTCGCGTTAAGCGGATTAAGTTTTAGTCCATCTTCATAATAGTTGTCTAGCACATTATTAAAAGCTACTGAAGTGTCTGTCGTACTAGCTGTTTCTGTTGTGGCATCGTTTTTACAGGCTATTAGGCTTAAGGCCATTATTCCTGCGAGTAGTGTTTTTTTCATAAGGAAGGTTATAGATGTTGCAGCTATAGTTTTCTGCAGTTTACGTTGTTTTAAGGTGTTTGTTGCGCTTTCGCGAAAGCGGTATTCTCACACTCACTATTACGTTACTAAGATACTTATTCACAAGTAAATTATATGGTCGCTTGGGTGCCTTATTACGCAGAAGAATATTAAGACTTATTGTGGAATTACAGATATTAAAAAACCCGCTAAGAGATTAGCGGGTTTTGTTTTGTTATGCTTTCGCGAAAGCGTAATTAATAAGAACTATGAAACAGCAGCTTTAATCTGCTTCATTGCGTCTTTTATGTTGTCTACACTAGCTGCATAAGATATACGTATACAATCTGGATTTCCAAATGCTTCACCAGTAACCGTCGCAACATTTGCCGCTTCAAGTAAGTAGAGTGAAAAATCTGATGCGTTTTCAATTTTTGTTCCACCTAGTGTTTTTCCGAAGTAGTATGAGATATTCGGGAATACATAAAATGCACCTTCTGGCTCGTTGCATTTAAATCCTTCAATATCATTTAGTAAGTCTAGTATCAAAGTGCGACGACTTTTAAACTCGTCTATCATGTATTGCACTTTGCTTACTGGAGCTTCTAGAGCTGTTATCACAGCACGTTGAGCAATACAATTTGTGCCACTAGTAATCTGTCCTTGCATTTTATTACACGCACGTGCAATATATTCTGGTCCGCCTATGTAACCTACACGCCATCCCGTCATTGCAAAAGCTTTTGACACACCATT includes:
- a CDS encoding DUF885 domain-containing protein — its product is MKKTLLAGIMALSLIACKNDATTETASTTDTSVAFNNVLDNYYEDGLKLNPLNATMSGDNRYNDKFPDALSQSHKDAVKTYYSSYRDSIQQFNDSDLTDTEKMSKEVLLWDIAINLEGMEFKKDLTPIDQMWSPHLMFGQLASGASAQPFNTVEDYRNWQTRVDEYLIWLNSSEQNMRQGMTEDYVLPKSLIKKIIPQMDAMTEATVENHLFYKPVANFPEGITEEDKNTLRTDYIAMIEGKVIPAYAKMRDFLQNEYLAAGRDSSGYSDLPAGSDYYDYAIKLYTTTTMSADEIHQLGLSEVTRIRTEMEKVKEQVGFKGDLKAFFDDVRTNKKLMPYTTPEEIIANFNAMHETIKPQVDLLFSVQPKTAFEVRQTEAFRENSASAEYNPGSLDGTRPGIFYTPIPDASTYNVYSDESLFLHEAVPGHHFQVSLTQESETLPQFRKTLWYSAYGEGWALYTESLGKELGLYTDPYQYFGTLGAEMHRAVRLVVDTGIHTKGWSREKAIAYCLENEAESEAGITSEIERYMANPGQALSYKIGQLKIRELRTKATQELGEKFDIREFHKEVLETGCIPLALLEEKINGWIEESK